GCCGGCCACAGATCGTCGCGCCAGCGCACGGCAATTGCCATCATCGCAATGAACCCCGAGATCGCATACAGCGAGCCCGTCGCCGAATAGCCGATGCGATCGATCAAGCTGCCTGCCGCCAGCAGCCCGAGTGGCAAGCCGTAGATCACCATCATGCGCACCCCCATCACGCGGCCCCGGAGGTGCGCGCTTGCCGCACGCATCAGGATCACGGCGGCCGCAATCATCGACATGCTCTGGGCGATGCCGGCGAGCACGAGGCAGGCCATGGCAACCGGCATGGTCCTCAGCCCCACGAACACGAGCAACATCGCGTACCAGGCGAGTGTCGCGCCGATCAGAAGCCGGGCGATGCGCAAGCCGCCCACAAGGCTGAGCGTGATCGAACCGATGAGCGAGCCCACGGCGAAACTCGCCGACAGATAGCCAAGACCGGTCTGATCGGTATGAAAGATGTCGCGCGCGACGAAAGGTAATAGTCCGTTCGTCAGCGGAAAGGCCGTGAGATTGGCCAAGAATGCGACACAGAGCGCCGCTCTCATCCCCGGGCCATTCCAGGCATAAACGATGCCCTCCTTCAGGTCGCGCAGCAGTCTCGTGCTGGCGCGGTCGCCCGTCGGGTGATGGTTTGCGGCAGAGGACTTTGGCGGCCGGGTCAGGCAGAGCATCAGGATCGCGGCCGCGAAATAGAGACCGGCGATCGCCACATAAACGAGGCCGATGCCAAGCGCGGCAAACAGTCCGGCGCCGCTCAGGGCGCCGGCGATGCGCGCGCTATCCTGGGTCGTGCGCGACAGGCTGATGGCACCAACCAGTTGTTCGGCCGGCATGATGCTGGCGAGCAGCGCGCCGCGAATGCCGAGATCGGAAGGACGGATCAGGCCCATGACCGCGACGATGATCATCACATTGAGCGGCGCCAGATGGCCGGTGAGGGCCAACGCCATGACGGTCGAAGACAGTGCCGTATAGGCAAGACGCATGGCGACGAGAAGATCCCTGTGACCCATGCGGTCTCCGATCATCCCGAACACCGGCGCAATCAGCGTTCCGACATATTGCAGCGATGCCAGGATGGTCAGCAGCAGCACCGAGCCCGTCTCCACCATGATGTACCAGCCGAGCACCAGCGTCTCGACCTCGAACGCCCAGGAGGTGAGCAGATCGGATGGCCATTGAAAGCGATAGTTGCGGATGCGGAATGGCGCGAGCGGGGAAGGTCGTGCGGCTGTGTTCAAGATGAGATGAAGGGCTTCACGGCGATTCCCTGCCCATATTATCTGTTCTTCTGTTCGTCAGCGTAGTGCCGGCGATGCGCGTGTCAATTGACGCTGCCGCATGCCGCCATGCTCGCCGACAACTCGCGATGCACGTGGGGCCGCCCTTCGATACGCCAGTGCACCCGCAGCATCTGCTCGCTGTCCAAATTGTTTCGTGGAGGGACAGGGCAGGCGCCGCTTGCTCTTCCGGCGCGCCGAGCCCATTCTGGTCCAAACCCTGGACCCATTCGGCAGGGTCCAGGAGATCGCGGCTTTCCGCGAGGACTTGGGCCATAAGGACTTGGGCCATGAAGTGCTCGGGGTGCAGTTTCGAGGTTCAGAGCGGCTTTGCCTTCTGCCCGAAGTGCGGCACGAAGCAGCCGAACCCGTGCCCTGCCTGCGGCTTTCCATGCGCGCCGGATTTCGCCTATTGCCCGAAATGCGGCGCCCTCGTCTGTGAGGACCCCCAAGGCGGCGGGCAGGCATCGGTGCGGACGAGCCCGAAAACACTCCCAACGCCACTGCTCGTGCCGACAGTCGAGGCTGAACGCTCATTTCGACCGCCGGCGGATAAAATCGATAGCGAAGCAAATCGCCGTACCATCACCGTGCTGTTTGCCGATCTCAGCGGTTTCACTTCGATGAGCGAGCGGCTCGACCCCGAGGTCATGCAGACGCTTCAGAACGAACTGTTCGAGGAACTGACGGCCGCGGTGCAAAGCTTTGGCGGCTTCGTGGACAAGTTCATCGGCGATGCGCTGCTTGCTCTGTTCGGTGCGCCGGCCGCGCACGAGGACGATCCGGAGCGGGCGGTCCGCTCTGCCCTCGACATGATCAGCCGGACGGCGCGCCTCAGCGAGCGCGTGAAGGCCTACGCCGGTTCACCGCTGCTGCTCCATGTCGGTATCAACACCGGACACGTCGTTGCGGGGGGGCTGGGCGTAGGTGTTGCCAAATCCTACTCGGTGACGGGCGACACGGTGAATACTGCCCAGCGATTGCAGTCGATGGCGTCTCCGGGCGAGGTGCTGGTCGGACCGTTGACCCACCGTCTGACGCGGCATGCGTTCTCCTACGACTCGCTTGGCGAGGTCTCGCTCAAGGGGAAGATGGGCAGCGTTCTGGTTCACCGTCTGAACGCGCCGCTCGAGGCGCCCCGTGCGGCACGAGGCCTCGACACGCTGGGCCTCAATGCGCCGCTGATAGGGCGCGACGCCGAGCTTGCGCGCACGATCGGCAGCCTTGACCTCGCGTGCGGCGGCGCGGCCCAATTGGTGCGGCTGGTCGGTGAGGCGGGTATCGGGAAAACCCGTCTGGTCAACGAATTCGTCGGCCGTATCCGCGATGAGGATCGCTTTGCGGGCGTGGCGATCCGGCAGGCGGTCTGCTCGCCGCTGGGCGAACAATCCTACGGCACTCTCGCCGCAGTGCTGCGCAGTGCCTATGGTATCGCACAGAAGGCCGGCGCCGCAGAGGCGGCGGCGAAGGTTGCCGAAGCGCTGTCAGAGCTTGGCCTCCCGGCCGAGGAGGCCGACCGCTTGATGCCTCTCTATTTGCACGTTCTTGGCCTCGGCGACCCGAACGCCGTGCTGAGGCATGTCGAGCCGGAGCAGCTCCGCCGACAGATCTTTTTCGCGATCCGCACCGTCTTCGAACGGCGCCTCGCTTTGTCGCCGCTTCTGATCATCGTCGAGGACCTGCATTGGGCCGATGCGGTGTCGCTTGAAGCACTACGGTTTCTGATGGACCGGCTGGAGCGGACGCGACTGATGCTGCTGTTCACACATCGGCCAATGCTCGAACTGGATCGGTTCGGTTCGAGCCGGATCAGCCATACAACCCTTCGATTGCCTCCGCTCGGCGACGTAGACGGACAAAGGCTGCTGGCGGCCTATTTCAGTCCCAGCTGGCGTGAAGCGCCGGGACATTTGTTCAGTCGAATCCTCGAGCGCGCGAGCGGCAATCCACTTTTCCTCGAGGAAATCATCCGCGGACTCATCGAAGCCGGTACCCTGGAGCGTGACGGTGCGCAGTGGCGGATCAAGTCGGATGAAGCCGCCGCCGATATCCCGGCAAGCATTCAGGCGCTGTTGCTGGCGCGCCTGGACCGGCTGCCGCATGATGTGCGCCGGCTGGCCCAGGAGGCCGCGGTGATCGGCCCGCGCTTTGATGCGGCTGTTCTCCGTGCGACCGCAACCGAGCGGGAGAGGGTCGAAGCAGGGCTCGAACTTCTGTGCGACGCCGAGATCGTCGAGGAGGTCGCGGGCTCGAACTCGAGTTCGTTGCGATCCTATCGCTTTACGCAAACCATGCTTCAGGACGTGATCTACCAGAACCTGCTGTTGCAGCGCCGAATCGAACTCCACGGACGGATTGGTGCCGCTCTAGAGCGGCTCTATGGCAAGGAGCCCGAACGGCTCGAAGACCTGATTCTGCTCGGGCATCATTTCAGCCTGAGCGCAAGCAAGCTGAGAGGCGCGCGCTATCTACGCGTGGCCGGCGATCGCGCACGCGCGAGCTATGCCAATGACGATGCCCTTCGTTTCTACCAGCAGTCCCTGTCTGTGCTGTCGACCGGTAGCGAACGACAGCCGGAGCACCTGGTCCTGTACGAGCGCATTGCGGACCTCTGTCGCGTGGCCGGCCGCCGAAGCACGGCCGAGGAGCACTATCAGAGCGCGCTGGAGGGGCACCGTGCCGCTGGGGACCGCATCGGCGAAGCCCGGATTCTTCGCAAGCTCGGCCGATTGTTGTGGGACGCCGGCAAGCGCACCAAGGCAGAGGCGCACTACGCCGAAGCGGCTGAGCGGCTTGGCGGGATCGAGGCACCGATCGAATGGGCGCACCTCCTGCAAGAGCGCGGCCGCCTCGCGTTTCGTGTGGGCGATCACGTCGCCGCCGCGAGATGGGCAGACGAGGCGCTCGGCTACGCGCGGTCCGTGCCGGCGGACGCGGACGGGCAGGCCGGGCTCGAGGCGGCGCGTGCCGTTGCGGAGGCGCTCAACACCAAGGCGGTTGCGCTGGCGCGGCTTGGACGGCACCAGGAGGCGGTGCGCGAGGTGGAGCAAAGTGTCGCGGCAGCCGAAGCCGCTGGCCTCCTCAACGTGGCGTGTCGCGGCTACACCAACCTTGGCGTGCTCTATACGATCGTCGACCCGGCGCAAGCCATGGAGGTTTGCCGGCGCGGCCTAGGTATTGCGCTTCGCATCGCCGATCTCGGCTTCCAGGCACGACTCCTCGCCAACTTTGCCGTCGCCTGTTGCACTTTCACGGACAGATGCACCGAGGAGGGCGTGCCGGCTGCCGAAAAGGCGGTCGAGATCGACCGTGCGCTCGATCAGCGCGAGCATCTCCCGGTACCTTTGATCGTGCTCGGGCAGATCCATCAATGCCATTTCCGCCCCGATCTCGCCGCCCGCTGCTACAAGGAGGCCATCGACGTGGCGAGCGAGACCGGCGAGCCGCAGCTGCTCTTTCCATGCTATGATGGTCTTGCGACGCTGAACCTTGATCGCGGCGACATGCCCGAGGCCGAGCGGTATTTCGCGCTCGCCCATGAGGTCTGCGCCCGGCACGGGCTCGATCCGGCAGGGCTGATCGTCCTGCCGTTTCTTGACTAGCCAATGTGAGGGAGTTCGACCATGTCCGAAACTCATGTCGATGGACCACTTCAACCGGGCGATCGTGCACCGAACATCGTGCTGGACGCCATCACACGCGAAGGAAAGATCGCGCTCGAAGATTTCCGCGGACAAAGTCCGATATTGATCGGCTTGTTTCGGGGGCTCCATTGCCCGTTCTGCCGCCGCCATATCGCGGCACAGGCGCAACTTGACGCCGCCCTGCACGAGAAAGGCGTCGAAAGCCTCACGGTGGTCAACACGCCGATCGAGCGCGCGCGACTCTATTTCCGGTACCACCCGTTGCCCAATCTGCTTGCCGCATCCGATCCCGAGCGCAAGTCGCACCGCGCGTTCGGCTTGCCCAATCTCGAGTTTACCGAAAGCGAAACCGAGTGGCCGCACAAGGTAGGCATGGATGTGGTGAGGAGCATGCAGGTCGAAATTCCGGGCGAATTGTCCGGACCGATGAATCGACTGGCGGCGTTTGACTACCTCAACAACAAGGACGGTTACGAGATCATGGAAGCCGACAAGCGCATGGAAGCAACCGGCCTTGGCCAGTTGTTCGGTCAGTTCCTGCTCGACCGCGAGGGGATCGTGCGCTGGACCTTCACCGAGGTTCCTGACGGCGGCCAGCGCATGTTCGGAGCGCCGAACCCTCGGGAGTTGATGTCGGCGGCCTCTCAGATGGCAGGCTAGGCACCGCTAGCTAACGTGAGGGAGTTCAACCATGTCAGAGCGTCATGTCGATGGACCACTTCAACCGGGCGATCGTGCACCGAATATCGTGCTGGACGCCATCACACGCGAGGGAAAGATCGCGCTCGAAGATTTTCGCGGGCATAGTCCGATATTGGTCGGCTTGTTTCGTGGCTTGCACTGCCCGTTCTGCCGGCGCCACATCGCGGCACAGGCACAGCTTGATGCAGCTCTGCGCGACAAGGGCGTCGAAAGCCTCACCGTGGTCAATACGCCGATCGAGCGCGCGCGGCTCTACTTCCGCTATCATCCATTGCCAAACCTGCTCGCCGCGTCCGACCCCGAGCGGGTCTCGCATCGCGCCTTCGGCCTGCCCAATCTCGAATTCACGGAGAACGAGACCGAGTGGCCGCGCAAGGTTGGCATGGATGTGGTCATGAGCATGCCGGTCGCGATGCCGGGCGAATTGCCCGGGCCGATGACCCGGCCGGCGGCGGCCGAGTACCTCAACAACAAGGACGGCTACGAGATGATGGAAGCCGATCAGCGCATGGCGGCAACCGGCCAGGGCCAGCTATTCGGCCAATTCCTGCTCGATCGGGAGGGGATCGTGCGCTGGACTTTTACCGAGGTTCCTGACGGCGGCCAGCGCATGTTCGGGGCGCCGAGCCCACAGGAGTTGATGTCGGCTGCCTCGCAGGTGGCAGGCTAGGCACCGGTGTCCGGCGATTAACCCGCTACCTTCGGCCGCTTCTCGGCGAGCGCCGCCGCCATCGCCGTGATGAGCGGACGCATGAAGTAGTGGTCTTCCACCGGCGCAATGTCGGTGCGCAAGCCGTGCGCCGCGAGTTCGCCGGAGACCGCCGGTCCCACCGACGCAATCAGCGTCCGTTCTAATCCTGCGCGCAGGCGCGCCTCGCTGCCATGCGCCTTCGCGGCTTCGACCAGGCGACGGACCTGGCCCAGATTGGTGAGCGCGATGGCATCGATCCGTCCCGCCGCCATGTCGTCGATCGCAGTGACGATATTCGCATCCGCCGCCTTGGGATCGTAGACGTAGGGCAACACGCTATCGACTTCGGCGCCTTGCGCCTCGAGCGAGCCGATCAGCGCGCTGTGATCCTTGTCCGGATAAAGCTGAATCCCGAGCCGATGCCCCCGGAGATCGATCTTCGATAGCATCTCGATGACGCCCTCGGTGGTCGGCTTCTCCGTGGTCTGCTGCGAATCCAGCCCGACCTCGCGGAGGGCTTTGCCGGGCTTGGGGCCACGGGTGAATTTGCGCGACTTCGCCAACGCCGCGACAAACGCCTGGTCGATCCCGCGCTCGCGCGCGAGCTTCATCATCCGCCGCAGGCCTTCGCCGGTCATCAGCACGAGGTCGTCGAACGGCCTGTCGACAGAGCGTCGGATCCACGCCTCGACCGGCGCGGGGTCCGGCGCGTCGTGAATGGCGAACATCGGGCATTGCACGACGTCGGCGCCTTGTTCAGCGAGAAGCTTGGAAAATTGGGCCTCCTCGCGCGTTTCCAGGATCAGGATGCGGTAGCCGTTCAGCCGGTCGGCCATGGTCGAGCCTCGGTTTGGAATTGCAATGTTGCGTTCATCCTGACTCCGGTCTTGGGATTGGCGCAAGGCCGGCACCGGTGATAGAGCAGGACGCAAATCGACCTGTTCCGTATCGCTTGCCCAAACCTTCATCAACGCTCATGCCCGACCATCAATATGTTCTGACGCTCTCCTGTCCGGATCGCCCGGGCATCGTCTCGGCGGTGTCGACCTTCCTCGCCCATAACGGACAGAACATCCTCGACGCCCAGCAGTTCGACGATATCGAGACCAAGAAGTTCTTCATGCGGGTGGTGTTCACGGCCGCCGATCTCGCCGTCGAGCTGTCGGCCTTGCAGACCGGTTTCGCCGCGATCGCGGAGCGCTTCGGCATGGAGTGGCAGATGCGCGACCGCGCGGTGCATCGCCGCGCGATGCTGCTGGTGTCGAAGTCCGACCACTGCCTGGTCGATATCCTCTATCGCTGGCGCACCGGCGAGTTACCGATGATCCTGACCGCGATCGTCTCCAACCATCCGCGCGAGGCCTATTCCGGGCTCGATTTCGGCGAGATCCCGTTCCATCATCTACCTATCACCAGGGAAACCAAGCGCGAGCAGGAGGCGCAGATCCTCGATCTCGTCGCCAAGACGAAGACCGATCTCGTGGTGCTCGCGCGCTACATGCAAATCCTGTCGGACGATCTTTCCGCAAAGCTGTCGGGGCGCTGCATCAACATTCACCACTCATTCCTGCCGGGCTTCAAGGGCGCAAAGCCCTATCACCAGGCCCATGAGCGCGGGGTCAAGCTGATCGGCGCGACCGCGCACTACGTGACGCACGATCTCGACGAGGGCCCGATCATCGACCAGGACGTCGAGCGCATCAGCCATCGCGACATGCCCGGCGATCTCGTCCGCAAGGGCCGCGACATCGAGCGGCGCGTGCTCGCGCGGGCGATCCGCTACCACCTGGACGACCGCGTCATTCTCAACGGCCGTAAGACCGTGGTGTTCATGGATTAGTAAGTGGAGGAGTGGCGAGTCGCCATCCTAATGCACGGCGTCGCCGGAGGTGGCGCCCGTGGCGCCCTTCTGCGCCTGCTCTTCCTTTTCGCGGTCCGCGGCCGGCATCATCCGCTTGCGTTCGCGCTCCTTCATCCAGGCGTCGTATTGCGGCGTGCCGGGGCGTGGAGGGGCGTCGGCCGGCAGGCCGCCGGCCCAGTGCGGAACGTAGTCGCCCATCCCTGCGGAAAGCTTCTCGTTGACCGTGCCGCAGCCGGTCAGCCCGGAGGCCAGCAAGGTGATTGCGGCGACGATCGGAAGCGAACGGAAATGCATGGTCATCTTTTCGAAGGCGCCGGTGCGGTGATTGATCGAGCGCCGCAGCGCGTCAGTGTCTCGAGCAGGTTAGGCTTCAACAGGTAAAATTGGCTTATTCGAGAAGGGTATTTTCATACCAAAGTGCCGAGCCGGCATTCCATCAGGCGATGTTCAAATTCTGCAAATGAATGGTGGAATCATCCATCCATCGTCGGTCAGGCCCGCTTACAGTCCCCCAGAAAGCTCGTCACAAATCGCGTGGCGAACGAAGGGATCTTCGTTGACAAGGCCATTCTATTTGTACAAGCGTACAAATTGTCGGTAGGCCCGATAATAGGAATAATAGGTAATAGATTACCGTAAAATCGCTCCTTATTGTCGAGGATCGTATCGTCCAGCTTGCGCCGAATGGTCGCCGAACGTTCGATTGACAATAGGGGCGCGAAAGACGCCATGTGGCCCCGCCGCATGGTCCGTTCTTGGTAATGGTGACGCAGAGCCGGGCACTCGGTTCAGAGCGCAAGAGAAGGAATAAGGGGAGGGACATTTTGATGTTCGGACGTCGCAAATTGTCATGGGTGGCCACGCTCGCGGCCGTCGCGGGCCTCGTGGCCGCCACGCCCGCCAGGGCGGACGATACCGTGAAGGTCGGCCTGATCCTGCCGATGACCGGCGGCCAGGCCTCGACCGGCAAGCAGATCGAGAACGCGATCAAACTCTACATGCAGCAGAAGGGCGACACCGTCGCCGGCAAGAAAGTCGAGATCATCGTCAAGGACGATGCCGCGATTCCCGACAAGACCAAGACCGCCGCGCAGGAGCTGATCGTCAACGACAAGGTCAATTTCATTGCCGGCTTCGGCGTGACGCCGGCGGCACTCGCCGCGGCGCCGCTCGCCACCCAGGCGAAGATTCCGGAAGTCGTGATGGCGGCCGGCACCTCAATCATCACCGAGCGCTCGCCCTATATCGTGCGCACCAGCTTCACGCTGGCGCAGTCCTCGACCATCATCGGCGACTGGGCGGTGAAGAACGGCATCAAGAAGGTCGCAACGCTGACCTCGGACTACGCGCCGGGTAATGACGCGCTCAACTTCTTCAAGGAGCATTTCACCGCCGGCGGCGGCGAGGTCGTCGAAGAGGTCAAGGTGCCCTTGGCCAATCCGGACTTTGCGCCGTTCCTTCAGCGAATGAAGGACGCCAAGCCCGACGCGATCTTCGTGTTCGTGCCGGCGGGCCAGGGCGGCAACTTCATGAAGCAGTATGCCGAGCGTGGTCTCGACAAGGCCGGAATCAAGGTGATCGGACCGGGTGACGTCACCGACGACGATCTCCTCAACAACATGGGCGATGCCGTGCTCGGCACCGTGACCGCCCATCTCTACTCTGCGGCGCATCCATCGCAGATGAACAAGGATTTCGTTGCGGCCTACAAGAAGGCCTTCGGCAACCGCCCGGGCTTCATGGCCGTGAGCGGCTATGACGGCATCCACCTGATCTACGAGGCGCTGAAGAAGACGGGTGGCGGCACCGACGGCACCAAGCTGGTCGAGGCGATGAAGGGGCAGAAGTGGGAGAGCCCGCGCGGCCCGATCTCGATCGATCCCGAGACGCGCGACATTGTGCAGAACATCTACATCCGCAAGGTCGAGAAGGTCGACGGTGAGCTCTACAACGTCGAATTCCAGACGTTCGAGGCCGTCAAGGATCTCGGCAAGACCAAGAAATAAGGACGTGTTGTTTGCGGAGCGCGCCGCAAACTCACTGCACCTCTCGCCCTTGCGGCAGAGGTTCGTCGCAAAGCGCCGGGTGTGGGCTATCTCCTCGTTGGGAGTCTCTCTTTGGAGACACCCTCATCCCAACCCTCTCCCGCAAGCGGGAGAGGGAGCGCAGTACGGCCCTTGGCTACACATGAGATGATTTAAGACGTCCGATGACCGCAATCCTCACCAACCTGTTCGATGGCGTTGCCTACGGCATGCTGCTGTTCGTGCTCGCTTGCGGGCTCGCGGTCACGCTCGGTCTGATGAACTTCGTCAATCTCGCGCACGGCGCCTTTGCCATGGCCGGCGGCTATATCTGCGCCGTGCTGGTCAACCAGCAGGGCTGGCCGTTCTTCGCCGCACTGCCGCTCGCCTTCGTCTCCGCCGCCGTGATCGGCATCGCGCTGGAGCGAACGCTCTACCGCCACCTCTATACGCGCAGCCATCTCGACCAGGTGCTGTTCACGATTGGCTTGACGTTTATGTCGGTTGCGGCCGTCGACTACGTCATGGGATCGTCGCGGGTGTTCATCAATCTGCCGGCGGCGCTCCAGGGCCAGTTCGACCTGTTCGGCGTCGGCATCGGCCGCTACCGGCTGATGATCATCCTCATCTGCGGTCTCCTCACCATCGCGCTCCAGCTCGTGCTGGCGAAGACCCGCTTTGGCAGCCGCTTGCGCGCCGCGGTCGACGATCCGCGCGCCGCTAGCGGCCTCGGCATCAATGTGCCGCAGGTGTTCGCCTTCACCTTTGCGTTCGGTTGCGGCCTCGCGGGCCTCGGCGGCGCGCTGAGCGCGGAGATCCTCGGGCTCGATCCGTACTTCCCGCTGAAATTCATGATCTACTTCCTGATCGTGGTCACCGTCGGCGGCTCCTCCTCAATTACCGGTCCATTTCTGGCTTCGCTTCTGCTCGGCATCGGCGACGTGGCCGGCAAGTATTACGTGCCGAAGATGGGTCCCTTCGTGATCTACACCATGATGATCGTGATCCTGATCTGGCGCCCGAACGGCCTGTTCGGCCGCGCGGCTGCGCGTTGAGTTGAGCCGATGAGCACTGCATCCGACGTCGGTTATCATGCCCAGCGCCATGCGCGCTGGCACTATGGCGAAGTCGCCTTCTGGCTACTCGTGCTGGCCTGCGGCTTCGTGTTTCCCTCGCGCTATCTGATCATGACCGACATCGTGCGGCTTGCGCTGTTTGCGATGTCGCTCGATCTCATCCTCGGCTATGCCGGCATCGTCTCACTCGGTCATGCCGCCTTCTTCGGCGTCGGGGCCTATGGCGCGGGGCTTCTCGCGCTGCACGGGATCATCAACGAGCCGGTGATT
This genomic interval from Bradyrhizobium sp. CB82 contains the following:
- a CDS encoding MFS transporter, coding for MNTAARPSPLAPFRIRNYRFQWPSDLLTSWAFEVETLVLGWYIMVETGSVLLLTILASLQYVGTLIAPVFGMIGDRMGHRDLLVAMRLAYTALSSTVMALALTGHLAPLNVMIIVAVMGLIRPSDLGIRGALLASIMPAEQLVGAISLSRTTQDSARIAGALSGAGLFAALGIGLVYVAIAGLYFAAAILMLCLTRPPKSSAANHHPTGDRASTRLLRDLKEGIVYAWNGPGMRAALCVAFLANLTAFPLTNGLLPFVARDIFHTDQTGLGYLSASFAVGSLIGSITLSLVGGLRIARLLIGATLAWYAMLLVFVGLRTMPVAMACLVLAGIAQSMSMIAAAVILMRAASAHLRGRVMGVRMMVIYGLPLGLLAAGSLIDRIGYSATGSLYAISGFIAMMAIAVRWRDDLWPAHAPANAR
- a CDS encoding adenylate/guanylate cyclase domain-containing protein yields the protein MKCSGCSFEVQSGFAFCPKCGTKQPNPCPACGFPCAPDFAYCPKCGALVCEDPQGGGQASVRTSPKTLPTPLLVPTVEAERSFRPPADKIDSEANRRTITVLFADLSGFTSMSERLDPEVMQTLQNELFEELTAAVQSFGGFVDKFIGDALLALFGAPAAHEDDPERAVRSALDMISRTARLSERVKAYAGSPLLLHVGINTGHVVAGGLGVGVAKSYSVTGDTVNTAQRLQSMASPGEVLVGPLTHRLTRHAFSYDSLGEVSLKGKMGSVLVHRLNAPLEAPRAARGLDTLGLNAPLIGRDAELARTIGSLDLACGGAAQLVRLVGEAGIGKTRLVNEFVGRIRDEDRFAGVAIRQAVCSPLGEQSYGTLAAVLRSAYGIAQKAGAAEAAAKVAEALSELGLPAEEADRLMPLYLHVLGLGDPNAVLRHVEPEQLRRQIFFAIRTVFERRLALSPLLIIVEDLHWADAVSLEALRFLMDRLERTRLMLLFTHRPMLELDRFGSSRISHTTLRLPPLGDVDGQRLLAAYFSPSWREAPGHLFSRILERASGNPLFLEEIIRGLIEAGTLERDGAQWRIKSDEAAADIPASIQALLLARLDRLPHDVRRLAQEAAVIGPRFDAAVLRATATERERVEAGLELLCDAEIVEEVAGSNSSSLRSYRFTQTMLQDVIYQNLLLQRRIELHGRIGAALERLYGKEPERLEDLILLGHHFSLSASKLRGARYLRVAGDRARASYANDDALRFYQQSLSVLSTGSERQPEHLVLYERIADLCRVAGRRSTAEEHYQSALEGHRAAGDRIGEARILRKLGRLLWDAGKRTKAEAHYAEAAERLGGIEAPIEWAHLLQERGRLAFRVGDHVAAARWADEALGYARSVPADADGQAGLEAARAVAEALNTKAVALARLGRHQEAVREVEQSVAAAEAAGLLNVACRGYTNLGVLYTIVDPAQAMEVCRRGLGIALRIADLGFQARLLANFAVACCTFTDRCTEEGVPAAEKAVEIDRALDQREHLPVPLIVLGQIHQCHFRPDLAARCYKEAIDVASETGEPQLLFPCYDGLATLNLDRGDMPEAERYFALAHEVCARHGLDPAGLIVLPFLD
- a CDS encoding redoxin domain-containing protein, with protein sequence MSETHVDGPLQPGDRAPNIVLDAITREGKIALEDFRGQSPILIGLFRGLHCPFCRRHIAAQAQLDAALHEKGVESLTVVNTPIERARLYFRYHPLPNLLAASDPERKSHRAFGLPNLEFTESETEWPHKVGMDVVRSMQVEIPGELSGPMNRLAAFDYLNNKDGYEIMEADKRMEATGLGQLFGQFLLDREGIVRWTFTEVPDGGQRMFGAPNPRELMSAASQMAG
- a CDS encoding redoxin domain-containing protein, with amino-acid sequence MSERHVDGPLQPGDRAPNIVLDAITREGKIALEDFRGHSPILVGLFRGLHCPFCRRHIAAQAQLDAALRDKGVESLTVVNTPIERARLYFRYHPLPNLLAASDPERVSHRAFGLPNLEFTENETEWPRKVGMDVVMSMPVAMPGELPGPMTRPAAAEYLNNKDGYEMMEADQRMAATGQGQLFGQFLLDREGIVRWTFTEVPDGGQRMFGAPSPQELMSAASQVAG
- a CDS encoding uroporphyrinogen-III synthase codes for the protein MADRLNGYRILILETREEAQFSKLLAEQGADVVQCPMFAIHDAPDPAPVEAWIRRSVDRPFDDLVLMTGEGLRRMMKLARERGIDQAFVAALAKSRKFTRGPKPGKALREVGLDSQQTTEKPTTEGVIEMLSKIDLRGHRLGIQLYPDKDHSALIGSLEAQGAEVDSVLPYVYDPKAADANIVTAIDDMAAGRIDAIALTNLGQVRRLVEAAKAHGSEARLRAGLERTLIASVGPAVSGELAAHGLRTDIAPVEDHYFMRPLITAMAAALAEKRPKVAG
- the purU gene encoding formyltetrahydrofolate deformylase — its product is MPDHQYVLTLSCPDRPGIVSAVSTFLAHNGQNILDAQQFDDIETKKFFMRVVFTAADLAVELSALQTGFAAIAERFGMEWQMRDRAVHRRAMLLVSKSDHCLVDILYRWRTGELPMILTAIVSNHPREAYSGLDFGEIPFHHLPITRETKREQEAQILDLVAKTKTDLVVLARYMQILSDDLSAKLSGRCINIHHSFLPGFKGAKPYHQAHERGVKLIGATAHYVTHDLDEGPIIDQDVERISHRDMPGDLVRKGRDIERRVLARAIRYHLDDRVILNGRKTVVFMD
- a CDS encoding ABC transporter substrate-binding protein, giving the protein MFGRRKLSWVATLAAVAGLVAATPARADDTVKVGLILPMTGGQASTGKQIENAIKLYMQQKGDTVAGKKVEIIVKDDAAIPDKTKTAAQELIVNDKVNFIAGFGVTPAALAAAPLATQAKIPEVVMAAGTSIITERSPYIVRTSFTLAQSSTIIGDWAVKNGIKKVATLTSDYAPGNDALNFFKEHFTAGGGEVVEEVKVPLANPDFAPFLQRMKDAKPDAIFVFVPAGQGGNFMKQYAERGLDKAGIKVIGPGDVTDDDLLNNMGDAVLGTVTAHLYSAAHPSQMNKDFVAAYKKAFGNRPGFMAVSGYDGIHLIYEALKKTGGGTDGTKLVEAMKGQKWESPRGPISIDPETRDIVQNIYIRKVEKVDGELYNVEFQTFEAVKDLGKTKK
- a CDS encoding branched-chain amino acid ABC transporter permease, with protein sequence MTAILTNLFDGVAYGMLLFVLACGLAVTLGLMNFVNLAHGAFAMAGGYICAVLVNQQGWPFFAALPLAFVSAAVIGIALERTLYRHLYTRSHLDQVLFTIGLTFMSVAAVDYVMGSSRVFINLPAALQGQFDLFGVGIGRYRLMIILICGLLTIALQLVLAKTRFGSRLRAAVDDPRAASGLGINVPQVFAFTFAFGCGLAGLGGALSAEILGLDPYFPLKFMIYFLIVVTVGGSSSITGPFLASLLLGIGDVAGKYYVPKMGPFVIYTMMIVILIWRPNGLFGRAAAR